Proteins found in one Pieris napi chromosome 11, ilPieNapi1.2, whole genome shotgun sequence genomic segment:
- the LOC125053599 gene encoding LOW QUALITY PROTEIN: vacuolar protein sorting-associated protein 29 (The sequence of the model RefSeq protein was modified relative to this genomic sequence to represent the inferred CDS: deleted 1 base in 1 codon; substituted 1 base at 1 genomic stop codon), whose protein sequence is MLVLVLGDLHIPHRCSSLPAKFKKLLLPGRIQHILCTGNLCTKESYDYLKTLASDVHVVRGDFDENTTYPEQKVITVGQFRIGLIHGHQVVPWGDEESLALIQRQLDVDILISGHTHRFEAYEHENKFYINPGSATGAYNPMFRNATPSFVLMDITSSTVVTXYVYKLLGDEVKVERIEYKKA, encoded by the exons atg TTGGTATTAGTCCTTGGTGATTTGCACATTCCACACCGTTGCAGTAGCTTACCTGCCAAATTTAAGAAGCTGTTGTTGCCTGGTCGTATACAACACATTCTCTGCACTGGTAACCTATGTACTAAAGAGTCATATGactatttaaaaacacttGCCAGTGATGTACATGTTGTTAGAGGTGATTTTGATGAG AACACCACATATCCAGAGCAAAAAGTTATAACAGTTGGTCAGTTCCGAATTGGTCTTATTCATGGTCATCAAGTTGTGCCATGGGGAGATGAAGAATCTTTAGCTTTAATACAGCGTCAGCTTGATGTAGATATATTAATCTCAGGTCATACCCACCGGTTTGAGGCTTATGAACATGAAAATAAGTTTTACATAAACCCTGGCTCAGCAACTGGTGCATACAATCCTATGTTCag AAATGCCACACCATCATTCGTGTTAATGGACATCACTAGCTCCACTGTTGTAACATAA TATGTGTATAAACTGCTTGGTGACGAAGTGAAAGTAGAAAGAATTGAATATAAGAAAGCTTAA
- the LOC125053600 gene encoding egalitarian protein homolog, which yields MESMEYELARNLTLLFFVERLLDKGEPRTLHDLSCQFGAKGFTKEMRQIAGGSQSGLKKFLTQYPALFSIDGDYVDINTFQRCPAGAGASSNNDYIEEAKEYFAGKMVQYGEGTEVPIKSLLGHRSQASPQVRHISGQRIKEFKEFLMKHPDIFQIIDDNVVLVSDNHRRENAHSNNEQFHNLPVANINTDTAQQLLDYVAQCIEATGPVMVDQLFHLIVSRFPQEYWYQMFKTPADLTAFLKLFSDSFHVQSNLVTLISKPKIPVMYLNAKPKVKTETPKPVEEKELPPSPLPPIVPSPTPSDGKRSPANRILSPVESPRATQANIANQTLKQRINSIVIKNLAENMVRDRVNNHLNARCSEELNGVNVRNNLVGEAWRQKVLQSTTVIASARESATLIDSIMNAKRTGKSIVSFDCEGINLGLKGVLTLCQIATMNGEVYILDILACPNMVIEGKIKDLLESENVIKIIHDCRNDSVNLHNQFEITLKNVFDTQAGHAVLQLQQQNVPVYKVKNLSLNALCELYNAPMNPMKEQLKNVYRRDQRYWARRPLSKDMIIYAASDVLSLVNPAIYTFMSSNIKSENQQLFEELSNEQVFMHIQPTEVKLRKRQRKINTEVEELKQKLAETTKNIVLSNREIRLLRYLELTEEEKEKLKGCHKISKKLEKLEAIGQDKDSDSDDDDKENEMQSLESNPSDSMSSPHSQPPSLTESMQLMDEILSDVNMDRVEKINRLEAILSAVAPLSGELEDKFSQTMEQTLPLLKNKDWSNLSQILNLGDEGKNCCCKCHNSTDNKVEEIKKAEVGSQTLSTGDIVITRIHFREEDKLNERTIDATPFSKRVGINMS from the coding sequence ATGGAATCAATGGAATATGAGCTCGCTAGAAACCTCACTCTATTATTCTTCGTGGAGCGCCTGCTCGATAAAGGCGAGCCGAGAACGTTGCACGATCTTTCCTGTCAGTTTGGTGCCAAGGGATTTACTAAAGAGATGCGCCAGATCGCTGGTGGGTCACAGTCGGGTTTAAAGAAATTCCTCACCCAATACCCAGCGTTGTTCAGCATAGACGGGGACTATGTTGATATCAACACATTTCAGAGGTGCCCCGCCGGTGCTGGTGCCTCCTCTAACAACGACTACATCGAGGAAGCTAAAGAATACTTCGCTGGCAAAATGGTGCAGTATGGCGAAGGAACCGAGGTGCCAATTAAAAGTCTTTTGGGACACAGGAGCCAGGCCTCACCACAGGTACGACACATCTCCGGCCAACGCATTAAAGAGTTCAAAGAATTCCTTATGAAGCACCCcgatatatttcaaataattgatGATAATGTTGTTCTAGTCAGTGATAATCATAGGAGAGAAAATGCACATAGTAACAATGAACAATTTCACAATTTACCCGTTGCTAACATAAACACAGATACAGCACAACAATTGTTAGACTATGTAGCTCAATGTATTGAGGCTACGGGGCCTGTTATGGTGGATCAGCTATTTCATTTGATTGTGTCAAGATTCCCTCAAGAGTACTGGTATCAAATGTTTAAAACTCCAGCAGATTTGACTgctttcttaaaattattctcTGATAGTTTCCATGTACAATCAAATCTTGTCACATTGATAAGCAAACCAAAAATACCTGTTATGTATCTCAATGCAAAACCTAAAGTTAAGACTGAAACACCAAAGCCTGTTGAGGAAAAAGAACTACCACCCTCCCCACTTCCTCCAATTGTACCTAGCCCTACACCGTCAGATGGTAAAAGAAGTCCTGCTAATAGAATACTCAGTCCTGTAGAATCTCCCCGAGCTACCCAAGCAAATATTGCTAATCAAACACTAAAGCAAAGGATAAAttcaattgttattaaaaatctgGCTGAGAATATGGTCAGAGACAGGGTgaataatcatttaaatgcTCGGTGCTCAGAAGAATTAAATGGGGTTAATGTGCGAAACAATTTAGTGGGAGAAGCATGGAGACAAAAGGTGCTACAAAGTACAACTGTAATAGCAAGTGCTCGAGAAAGTGCTACATTAATAGATAGTATAATGAATGCAAAACGTACCGGAAAAAGTATTGTTTCATTTGATTGTGAAGGAATAAATTTGGGCCTTAAAGGTGTTTTGACATTATGTCAAATTGCTACTATGAATGGAGAAGTatacattttagatattttgGCTTGTCCGAATATGGTAATTGAAGGTAAAATAAAGGACTTGTTAGAAAGTGAAaatgtcattaaaattatacatgatTGTAGGAATGACTCAGTTAATTTGCACAATCAATTTGAAATTACTTTGAAGAATGTATTTGATACACAAGCAGGTCATGCAGTACTTCAGTTACAGCAGCAAAATGTACCCGTTTACAAAGTCAAAAATTTGAGTCTCAATGCTCTTTGTGAGCTATATAACGCACCAATGAATCCAATGAAGGagcaattaaaaaatgtttacagaAGAGACCAAAGATATTGGGCAAGGAGACCTTTATCAAAAGACATGATTATCTATGCCGCCTCTGATGTTTTGTCTTTAGTAAATCCTGCTATTTACACCTTTATGTCAAGCAATATTAAATCTGAAAATCAACAGTTATTTGAGGAGCTAAGCAATGAGCAAGTATTTATGCACATTCAGCCAACAGAGGTAAAATTACGCAAGagacaaagaaaaattaacaCAGAAGTTGAAGaactaaaacaaaagttaGCTGAgactacaaaaaatattgtactcAGCAACAGGGAAATCCgattattaagatatttagaGTTAACAGAAGAGGAGAAAGAAAAGCTTAAGGGTTGTCATAAGATATCAAAAAAGCTGGAGAAACTAGAGGCTATTGGGCAAGATAAGGACAGTGAttctgatgatgatgataaagaAAATGAAATGCAGAGTTTAGAATCGAACCCTTCTGACTCAATGTCATCTCCACACTCACAGCCTCCTAGCCTCACAGAATCTATGCAATTGATGGATGAAATATTGTCAGATGTAAATATGGACAGAGTAGAAAAAATTAACCGTTTAGAGGCAATTTTATCAGCAGTCGCTCCCTTAAGCGGTGAGTTGGAAGATAAATTTTCTCAAACAATGGAACAGACACTGCCACTGCTCAAGAATAAAGATTGGTCTAATCTGAGCCAAATTTTGAACTTAGGAGACGAAGGAAAGAATTGTTGCTGCAAGTGTCATAACTCTACTGACAATAAAGTTGAAGAGATCAAGAAGGCAGAAGTTGGATCCCAGACCCTAAGCACAGGTGATATTGTCATCACCAGAATTCATTTTAGAGAAGAGGACAAATTGAACGAAAGGACAATAGACGCCACGCCCTTCAGTAAGAGAGTAGGTATCAACATGTCTTGA